Sequence from the Acidobacteriota bacterium genome:
GCGGCGGTGGCGCTCAGGGTTTGGCCCTCGATGTACTGCATGGCGATGTAGGGCCGGCCGTGCACCTCGCCCACCTCGTACACTTTGCCCACGTGGGGATGGTCGATGCGGGCCTGGGCCCGCGCCTCGCGGAAGAAGCGCTGCACGCATTCGGGATCGTCACTGGATAGAAACTTGACCGCCACCCGCCGGTTCAGCCGGGTGTCCCAGGCCAGGTACACCCGGCCCATGCCGCCCACGCCGAGGAGGCGTTCGCAGCGGTACAGGGCCCAGCCCGGCGCGGGCCAGCCGGTTTCCTCAGCTGCGGCTTCCGGCGGTCCGTCGGCGCAAGCGCCGGGCGGCCGGGTCGGCGGAGCGGCGGGGCGATCCGGCGCCGGGGCTCCGGTCGGGCACGGCAAGGCGACGGTATCAGGACCCTGATTGGGATCCGCGGCGGGACCGACCATATGCCGATGGGGGGAGTCGGAAGTCACGGCTCTATTCTATCGGCCCGCTCCGCCGTCATCAAGGAGGAACTCGCCGGAGATCGTTGACTCGGACCAGTGAGGGGGGTATAGTGCACTTGGTTGTTTGAGACACAGGCGCCCGTCGGGCTGAAAAGGGAAGGCGGTGAAAAACCGCTGCGGTCCCGCCGCTGTGACCGGGGACGAACGCCGCGCGATCCACTGTCCCGCCGAAAGGGGGATGGGAAGGAGCGGCCGGTAGGATGATCCGGAAGCCAGAAGACCTGCCTGTGGCTCGTCATCGGATTCTTCGAGGTACAAGATACGGTGATCGACTTCACGTCCCGTCGTTCCAGTCATCCCGACATCCCCGTCCTTCGGAGAATCCTATTCACTTCGTGTTGAATAGGAGGATCCATGCGTTGTCTGGTTCTGACTGTCCTGATCGGATGGCTCGGTATCGCCGCGGCCCGTCCCGCCGCCGCTGACGCCGCCGAATCCCCGGTCCGCATCCGAACCGAAATCGTCGTCACCGCCACCCGCACCGAGGCGGAGCTGCGCACGGTGGGCAACTCGGTCACCGTGCTCACCCGCGCGGAGCTGCAGCGGCGCGGCTACGCCACAGTGGCCGACGCGCTGGCCGGCGTGGCCGGCGTCCAGCTCACCACCTCCGGGCCGGCGGGCAGCGTCACCACCGCATTTCTGCGCGGCGCCAACTCCGAACACACCTTGCTCCTGCTCGACGGCGTCCGTGCCAACGATCCCATGAGCCCCAGCCGGGGAGCCGACCTCGGCAACCTGACCCTCGACAACGTGGAGCGGATCGAGGTGATCCGCGGCCCCCAGAGCACCGTGCTCGGTTCCGACGCCATCGGCGGGGTGATCCACGTCATCACCCGCCACGGCGAAGGAAAGCCGGAGGTCTTCGCTGAGGCCGAGGGCGGCAGCTGCGGCGCCTGGCGGGCCCGGGCCGGCGTGGCCGGCACCGGCGGCGCCTGGCGCTACGCCGGCAGCGTTTCGCACAGCGCCAGTGACGGCTTCTCCGCCGCCGCGGCCCGCGACGGTAACACCGAAGCCGACGGCTGGCGCAACACCACCGCCACCGGCCGGCTGGAGTATGCATTCTCGCCGGCCGTTTCGGCGGCGGTCCACTTCCGCTTCCTCGACGGCCGGTGCGGTCTGGACAATTTCGGCGGCCCCTCCGGCGACGATCCCAATTTCAGCGGCGACGAGCGCCAGCTCCTGGCCGGCGGCGAACTGCGCCACACCCACGACTCGGGGCTCTGGCGGCAACGCCTCGCCTTCGCCTACACCGGCGCGGCTCGCGAGTACTTCAACTTCGCCGACGCCGCTCACCCCGGCGAATCGAGCGAGGCGCTGTACAAGGGCATCACCCATCAGCTCACCTGGCAGCACGAGCTGTTCCTCGTCGCGGGGCATGCCCTCACCGCCGGCTACGACTACCTGCGGGAGCAGGGCCACTCCTACTACCACTCCGAGAGCCTGTGGGGCCCGTACACGTCCGCCTTCCCCGGGCGGAGCGCCGACATGCACTCACTCTACCTCCAGGACCAGTTTCAGCTCGGCGACCGGTTCTTTCTCACCGGCGGCATCCGCCTGGACCACCACGACCGCTTCGGGGCCGATCTCAACTTCCGCCTCATGCCCGTGCTGGAGCTGGCGGAAACCGGCACCCGGTTTCATGGCAGCGTAGGCACCGGTTTCAAGGCGCCGTCGCTGTACCAGCTGTACGCGCCGCCCTCGGACTGGGGCAACACCGGCAACCCGGAACTGCAACCCGAGGAGAGCTGGAGCATCGACGGCGGCGTGGACCAGATGCTCTTCGGCCAGACGCTGTGGCTGAGCCTCACGGGCTTCTACAACCGCTACTCCGGCCTCATCGTGTTCGGCG
This genomic interval carries:
- a CDS encoding TonB-dependent receptor, with protein sequence MRCLVLTVLIGWLGIAAARPAAADAAESPVRIRTEIVVTATRTEAELRTVGNSVTVLTRAELQRRGYATVADALAGVAGVQLTTSGPAGSVTTAFLRGANSEHTLLLLDGVRANDPMSPSRGADLGNLTLDNVERIEVIRGPQSTVLGSDAIGGVIHVITRHGEGKPEVFAEAEGGSCGAWRARAGVAGTGGAWRYAGSVSHSASDGFSAAAARDGNTEADGWRNTTATGRLEYAFSPAVSAAVHFRFLDGRCGLDNFGGPSGDDPNFSGDERQLLAGGELRHTHDSGLWRQRLAFAYTGAAREYFNFADAAHPGESSEALYKGITHQLTWQHELFLVAGHALTAGYDYLREQGHSYYHSESLWGPYTSAFPGRSADMHSLYLQDQFQLGDRFFLTGGIRLDHHDRFGADLNFRLMPVLELAETGTRFHGSVGTGFKAPSLYQLYAPPSDWGNTGNPELQPEESWSIDGGVDQMLFGQTLWLSLTGFYNRYSGLIVFGDGYKNLDDAATAGLEAEAQWSPHERFRLGAAYTYTRSEDRATGDSLLRRAPHLVSVSAAVRPVAKLNLAVQFLHKGARPDLDFSSWPSRRVRLEPYTLLNLTATYPLADGLELFGRVFNLLNQDLEEIAGYGWSELAVYCGIRLRLR